The window GGTCCGCCATGGTCAGCGCCTCGGCCTGGTCGTGCGTCACGTACATGGTGGTGACGCCCAGCTCACGGGTCATGCTGCTGATCTCGGCGCGCAACTCGGCGCGCAGCCCGCTGTCGAGGTTGGACAGCGGCTCGTCCATCAGGAAGATCCCCGGCCGGCGCACCATCGCCCGGCCCATCGCCACCCGCTGCCGCTGGCCGCCGGAGAGCTGGCTGGGCCGTCGCCCGAGCACCTCACCGATGCCGAGCGCGCCGGCGATCGCGTCCACCCGGTCCTGCCGCGGCGACGGTTCGATCCCGGACAGCTTCAGCGGGAAGCCGATGTTCTCCGACACCGTCATGTGCGGATAGAGCGCAAAGTCCTGAAACACCATCGCGATGCTCCGGTCCCGCGGCGGCAGTTCCAGCACCGGCTCGCCGTTGAGAAGGATCTCCCCCCGCGTGGGATCCTCCAGCCCGGCGATCATCCGCAGCACGGTCGACTTACCGCAGCCGGACGGCCCGAGCAGGACCATGAACTCGCCGTCCTGCACCTCCAGGCTGACGTTGTCGACGGCGTAGGTGCCGTCTGGCCAGATCTTGGTGACGTCTTTGAGCGCGACGGTGGACACCGTCAACCTCCCGCGATCGAGTGTCGACCCCGAGCCCACGACGGTCGGCGATCGGGCCCTAACTCTGCGAGTGCCTTCGATGGTTCACCATCGGACGAAAGTGCCATTCGCACATAGTGATCAATCGATTACAGAACCCGAACGCTGCAGGTCCAGCGTGTGCACGTTCACACCCTTATCCGGTACGACCATCCGAATCCAACCGCAATCCACACATGCCCGGACCACACCGCGACGCGGTCCCACCCCGAGACCGCAAGGCGTCTCACGGGCGTAGCCCGACTCACCGCCACCCCGAAACCCCCGGCCGGCGCTCAGAGCCGTCTCGAGACCCGCGAGACAGCACTGGCGACCAGCCGGGAACTCAGCGGGAGGCTCGCCAGTCCCGCACCGCGGCGAGCGTGAACGCGGCCGCCGCCGACTGCTGAACGCTGCCCGGTTGAACGGCCGCCCTGTCGAACGTTGAACGGCCGCCCTGTCGAACATCGCGTCCGGCGGAACGCCGCTCGGACCGAGTGCCGCTCCTGCCGGGCACTGCTCGGCTGGCCGCTACTCTTTCGGTCGCTGTCGGACGAACGCCGCGAAACTCACGAATGCTGCGAACGGACATCGGCGCCGGCCGAAGCTCCGGGAACCCGCACGCAAGGCAGTCTCCCGGTCCCTCAACGACCTCGGACCGCTCGAGGACGCCCACATCCTGCCCGCTACCAGGGCCGAAACGGCGTCAGGTTAACAGCGGACCCCAGACGGGTACGGGAGACCCTTACGGGAGTCGAACAGCCGGCATCCACCTCGGGGACGAGGGACGGCGCTGCTCCCGTACCTACCGTCGAAGTGGCAACGGCAGAAAGCCGAGGCCACCGCCGAAGGAGTGGATGAAGTGACCAGCCCCCTCAGGACCCGCTCGTTCTCCCGCCCGCGCCACAACCGCCGGATCGCCGGTGTCTGCGCCGGCTTGGCCCAGCGTTTCGGGATGAGCCCCGGGACGGTGCGACTCCTGTTCGTCGTCTCGTGTCTGCTGCCCGGCCCGCAGTTCCTGATCTACCTGATCCTCTGGGCCCTGATGCCTAGCGAGTAACCCCGACCCGGCCAGCCGATCCTGATTTCCGGCGGGCAGGAGCGACCGACACCCACCGGCACCAGTCCGTCGGCGGGCGGTCACCGAGGCCAGGCAAGATCCGGGCCCTCGGTGACCGTCCCCGTTCCGGCAGGAGCGAGGACCCGGTGATCGCGCCCTTCCCGCAGGAACCAGGACCCGGCGACCGCGCCCCGCTCCACCAGGAGCCAGGCACCGGCAACCGCGCCCGTTCCGGCGGGAGCCGGGCCCCGGTGATCGCGCCCCGCTCCACCAGGAGTCAGGCACCGGCGACCGCACCTGTTTCGGCAGGAGCCAGGCCGAGCCCGGCCTCAATGGCCGGCGCCCGCCTGGCCGAGCCCGGCCTGACTGAAGGCGCTGCCCGCCGGGCGAGAGGCCGAGCGCCTTCCTGCTGGCTGCAAGCCGACGAGATTCCGCCGGCAACCGGCAGGTGTGAAGTACCGCGCCACAGAAGCCCCGGGCATCCCGTCCTCTGCCCCCGTGACGGGATGCCCGGAACCAAACGACGGGCCGCTCCCCCGGGCAACGAGGCCTTGGGGAGCGGCCCGCCTTTGGGCTCAGGAGTCCGAGCCCGACCCCGTTTAGCCCGGGCGCGACCCGTTCAAGAGCGCGACCCGTTCAAGAGCGCGACCCGTTCAGACCCCGGACTCGGCCCTTCAAGAGCACAGCCCACCTCAGCGGCCCGAACCGACCCGTTCAAGAGCGCGGCCCGCTCAAAGAACCAGTCGACGGCGCAGCCGCTTCAAGATCCTGCCCCGGTCCGGTGGAGAGCACAGCCGCCTCAGGCCCCGGAGCCTGCCCGTTCAAGATCCCAGAGCACTTCAGGACCCGGCCCCGCTGAGGGACTCAGACAACTCCCAAGAGCCGGACCTGCTCATGAACGTGACCCCACCGGCCGGAACGGCCCAGTTCCGGAGCGGTCCCCTTCCAGACCGCCACCGTTTCTGGACCGCCACCGTCTCCGGGCCCGCGCCGCCTCCAGACCGCCACCGCCTCTGGGCCCGCGCCGCCTCCAGACCGGCCCGCCTCCAGACCGCCACCGCCTCTGGGCCCGCGCCGCCTCCAGACCGGCCCGCCTCCAGACCGCCACCGCCTCCGGACCGGCACCGTGATCATGGGCTGGCGAAGGACACCGTCACTGTCGTGTAGCCGAGCCTGGCGAAAAGGCTCTCCAACATTCGCTGAGTATTCTCCCGGGCTCGTTCGTCCAGCTCGCTGGCTCGGGCCGCCTCGGTGATCCGCTGCTGGGCCAGCTGGTAGACCTGCTGCTGTTTGCTCGGATCGTCGCGGAACGCGTCGCCGATCCGGTTGAACAGGCCGCGCTCCTCGGCCACCACGTAGCTGCGCTCCATATCGAGCGCGGCGGTCGACTGCTGCGGGGCGGGCAGTGTCAGCTCGATCGTCTTCTTCTCTTCGTCGATCTTCAGCGCGTCGCCGGAGAGGCCGCTGAAGTCCACGTAGGTCTCGACGGTGCCCGAGCCGACGAACAGCGTCCGTCGGTTGATCAGGAAGTCGGGGATGTTGTCACGGTTTTCCTGAAGGTCGACGATCACCTGGAACGTGCCGTCGGCCGCCACGTAACGCTGAAGATCGCGCATGGACTGGAGCAGGACCGGCTGGCTGCGGTCGGTCGTCTCCTCAGCGAACGGGTTGTCGAACGTGGGCAACACGTTCATCGCACGCAGACCGAGGCAGGAGGCGACGATCAGCGCGAAGACGAAACCGACGAAGATCAGCAGCCGCGCGAAACCGCTCGGGCGGGGTGCGGGCTCCGGTCGGTCGGTGGCCGCCGGAAGTTGGCTGGTGGGAGGCTCGGGGCTGGTCTCCACAGCGGCCTGCCGATCGGGCACGGCCGGGTACTCGCTGGTGGGGTGATCGGGGGTGGGCGATTCGGCCATGCCCTAACGGTACGGAGGGGGTACGACAATTCGCGACCGGAGAGCATTCACCGGCCTCCCACCGCGCTGAACCATCCAAAACCACACAAAGCGCTACCAAGAGCCGGCCACCGGCGAGGTCAGACCGGGTCAGGACGAAGCGAGGTCGAGGCCAGGTGAGGCACCGAGAAGAGCGACCGACTCAGTCCTCGACGACCAGGACCCGCGCGTGGATCTGGTTACGCTGCTGCAGGGCCGCCCGCAACGCCCGGTGCAGCCCATCCTCCAGGTAGAGATGCCCCTGATACTCCACGACGTGCGGAAACAGGTCACCGTAGAACGTGGAGTCCTCCGCGAGCAGCTTGTCGAGTGCGAGCTCACGCTTGGTGGTGATCAGGTCAGCGAGCCGGATCGGGCGCGGCGGAATCTCCGCCCACTCCTTGAGCGTGGTCTGGTGATCGGGGTACGGGGCTCCGTCCCGGACCGCTTTGAAGATCACGACGGTCGCCCTTTCCGTGAAAACCGTAAGCCAGCGTACCCGCGGGCCGGTCAGGCCTCTCCAGACGAAGCCCACCGGCCATGATGCACCACATCGGCCACCGGTCGGT of the Actinoplanes sichuanensis genome contains:
- a CDS encoding type II toxin-antitoxin system VapB family antitoxin encodes the protein MIFKAVRDGAPYPDHQTTLKEWAEIPPRPIRLADLITTKRELALDKLLAEDSTFYGDLFPHVVEYQGHLYLEDGLHRALRAALQQRNQIHARVLVVED
- a CDS encoding DUF4230 domain-containing protein; this translates as MAESPTPDHPTSEYPAVPDRQAAVETSPEPPTSQLPAATDRPEPAPRPSGFARLLIFVGFVFALIVASCLGLRAMNVLPTFDNPFAEETTDRSQPVLLQSMRDLQRYVAADGTFQVIVDLQENRDNIPDFLINRRTLFVGSGTVETYVDFSGLSGDALKIDEEKKTIELTLPAPQQSTAALDMERSYVVAEERGLFNRIGDAFRDDPSKQQQVYQLAQQRITEAARASELDERARENTQRMLESLFARLGYTTVTVSFASP
- a CDS encoding PspC domain-containing protein, with the translated sequence MTSPLRTRSFSRPRHNRRIAGVCAGLAQRFGMSPGTVRLLFVVSCLLPGPQFLIYLILWALMPSE